One window of the Cryptomeria japonica chromosome 7, Sugi_1.0, whole genome shotgun sequence genome contains the following:
- the LOC131041489 gene encoding bifunctional levopimaradiene synthase, chloroplastic — protein sequence MSATVYPPSMWTDEAIHSFTDDQPLEDHKQMEALIEEIKIMFQAMENGKISPSAYDTAWIARIPSIDNPYQPQFPQTLKWIVLNQLTDGSWGGDSCYLPHDRLLVTLSCVIALRIWKVEGTKVQKAIDFVNNQSSLLDERGYSNLPSGFVILFSSLMKQAHVLRLGISHELPFIKKMLEIRDACLKEIDIGALYSLPTSLLFSLEGLQELIDWRKILNLCSKNGYMLGSMASTACVFMHTGDKKCLEFINFVVLTCGDYVPCFYPSDLHHRIVAIDTVEHLGISRHFTNEIKNALDYVYRFWNIGGIGRGRYDTIANVNDTAMGFRILRLHGYDVSSEILTIFENEKGEFFSFADKTHREVEGMLSLYKCSLIAFPGEMIMKEAKTFTEAYLRNLRDTKHSNAVDYELKYGFHRSLPRLKARSYIEGLWLADNSWLPNTLYKLPYMNNCKYLELAKLDFNAVQSIHQKELQQVHNWWIDSGFRKLKFTRERHIEIYFVVAAGMFEPEYGDYRIAFTKVGCLLVVLDDLYDKYSSSDEIMLFNEAFNRWDLNILDHMPEHIKICFFGLYNTISELAERAYKVQGCDVLEYFKRMWKVQLEAFTKEAEWSKHKYVPGWDEYINVSKVSGGFGITILTSIHLMGEVITNNIVFQIDERSKALDLVCLTTRLVNDTKTFKAERECGELASAIECYMKDNPNTSEDTALENVYGIMEDGLTELNKELFNCTQLPSCFQNLLLNSARLSQLLYMQTDAFNSSIQDKKYMVDKCLFQRIK from the exons ATGTCTGCCACCGTGTACCCTCCCAGTATGTGGACTGATGAAGCAATTCATTCATTTACAGACGATCAG CCCCTTGAAGACCACAAACAAATGGAGGCATTGATAGAAGAGATCAAAATCATGTTTCAGGCTATGGAGAATGGGAAAATAAGCCCATCTGCATATGACACTGCATGGATAGCCAGAATACCATCCATTGACAACCCTTACCAACCTCAATTTCCACAAACACTGAAGTGGATTGTCTTGAATCAATTAACAGATGGATCTTGGGGAGGAGATTCATGTTATTTACCACATGATAGGCTTCTTGTTACTCTTTCATGTGTCATTGCACTTAGAATATGGAAAGTGGAGGGAACTAAAGTACAGAAGG CCATTGATTTTGTTAACAATCAATCCTCACTCTTAGATGAAAGAGGGTATAGTAACCTGCCAAGTGGATTTGTGATCCTCTTTTCTTCTTTGATGAAGCAAGCTCATGTTCTACGCCTGGGCATTTCTCATGAATTACCATTCATTAAAAAAATGCTTGAAATCAGGGATGCTTGCCTTAAAGA GATCGATATAGGTGCCTTATATAGCCTACCGAcatctcttttgttttctttggaggggTTGCAAGAGCTTATAGATTGGAGAAAAATTTTGAACCTCTGTTCAAAGAATGGATACATGTTGGGGTCAATGGCATCCACTGCCTGTGTTTTTATGCACACAGGAGACAAAAAATGTCTGGAATTCATAAACTTCGTTGTCCTAACCTGTGGAGACTATG TACCCTGTTTTTACCCTTCTGATCTCCATCACCGCATTGTTGCCATTGATACTGTTGAACATCTGGGAATTAGTCGCCATTTCACAAACGAAATTAAGAATGCATTGGATTATGTATATAG attttggaATATTGGGGGCATCGGAAGGGGAAGATATGATACCATTGCAAATGTCAATGATACAGCTATGGGCTTTAGAATCCTCAGACTGCATGGCTATGATGTATCGTCAG AAATTCTGACAATTTTTGAAAATGAGAAAGGCGAGTTCTTCAGTTTTGCTGACAAAACACATAGAGAAGTTGAAGGCATGTTAAGTCTCTACAAATGCTCCCTTATAGCTTTTCCTGGAGaaatgataatgaaagaagcaaaaACCTTCACAGAAGCTTACCTTCGAAATCTTCGTGATACAAAGCATTCTAATGCT GTGGACTACGAATTGAAATATGGATTCCATCGAAGTTTACCTAGACTAAAGGCAAGGTCTTATATAGAAGGCCTCTGGCTTGCAGATAATTCTTGGTTACCGAATACCCTTTATAA GTTGCCTTATATGAACAATTGCAAGTATCTTGAGCTCGCTAAATTGGACTTCAACGCAGTGCAATCCATTCACCAAAAAGAGCTACAACAAGTCCATAA CTGGTGGATAGATTCTGGCTTTAGGAAGTTGAAATTCACAAGGGAGAGGCATATAGAGATATATTTCGTTGTTGCAGCTGGCATGTTTGAACCTGAATATGGTGACTATAGAATTGCGTTTACAAAAGTTGGTTGTCTTCTTGTTGTTTTGGATGACCTATATGATAAATATAGCTCTtctgatgagattatgttattcaACGAAGCATTTAACAG GTGGGATTTAAATATATTAGATCACATGCCAGAGCATATAAAAATATGTTTCTTTGGATTATATAATACAATTAGTGAGTTAGCAGAGAGAGCATATAAAGTGCAAGGATGCGATGTGCTTGAATACTTCAAGAGAATG TGGAAGGTTCAACTTGAAGCCTTCACCAAAGAAGCAGAGTGGTCTAAACATAAGTACGTGCCTGGATGGGATGAGTACATAAATGTGTCCAAAGTTTCTGGAGGGTTTGGTATAACTATTCTCACTTCTATCCACTTAATGGGGGAAGTTATTACCAATAATATCGTGTTCCAAATTGATGAGAGATCAAAAGCTCTCGATCTTGTGTGCCTAACCACAAGGCTAGTCAATGATACCAAAACATTCAAG GCTGAAAGAGAATGTGGGGAGTTGGCTTCTGCAATAGAATGCTATATGAAGGACAATCCTAATACGTCTGAAGACACAGCTTTAGAAAATGTTTATGGTATCATGGAAGATGGACTTACTGAATTGAATAAGGAATTGTTCAATTGTACTCAACTGCCAAGTTGCTTTCAAAATTTACTTCTCAATTCAGCAAGACTGTCTCAGCTTCTTTACATGCAAACAGATGCCTTTAATAGCTCTATCCAAGATAAGAAGTATATGGTGGATAAATGCCTTTTCCAAAGGATCAAATGA